From a region of the Aeoliella mucimassa genome:
- a CDS encoding glycosyltransferase family 4 protein, translating into MLDSTTIIVYLIAGVGSFLLSLMITPIVRATSHRLGFVDKPDRRRKAHKAPVALGGGVAVFLGLVVSMAVVFGYATFANATLITASNFLPLTCLAIAAAGIVVLGGVDDVTGLRGRYKLLGQVALTALLIWSGALIEGFSAFGYQVNLGWLAIPATAFWLLGTTNAVNLIDGIDGLAGSVGLILCLTLAAITGGLQDNVVLTATMLALGGSLLAFLRYNFAPATIYLGDTGSMLVGLVCGTVAVLASAKSSAAAAFAVPIAVWSIPILDSFAALLRRKLTGRSMFSPDRGHLHHSLLVRGWSVQQASLFISLICATTCLSAVLSIYMRNEWIAIFTVIAVMVFLVFTKTFGHIEFALVSGRMRRLATSISTKEPHGEHNFRESSIQLQGSREWSKLWAAIVEAADGYKLTRMKLTIDIPLIHEAFYANWETSRPVSRDSQVWHLTHPLIVDGDMVGQMDITGEVQTDKKHSTISQISQILDFFEPIEEDIRYIREDIETEHLSMGAAKAVANPQSPSSASQGPLESPPADLVR; encoded by the coding sequence ATGCTGGATTCAACAACCATTATTGTCTATCTGATCGCTGGTGTCGGCTCGTTTCTGTTGAGCTTGATGATCACCCCGATCGTTCGCGCAACTTCCCATCGCTTGGGGTTTGTCGACAAGCCCGATCGTCGGCGCAAGGCCCACAAGGCACCTGTTGCTTTGGGCGGCGGGGTGGCCGTGTTCCTGGGCCTGGTCGTGTCGATGGCCGTGGTGTTTGGCTACGCCACGTTTGCGAATGCCACGCTGATTACCGCGAGCAACTTCCTGCCGCTTACGTGTCTGGCGATTGCCGCTGCAGGCATCGTGGTGCTGGGGGGGGTGGACGATGTTACCGGCCTTCGTGGGCGGTACAAGCTGCTTGGTCAGGTTGCGTTGACAGCGCTGTTGATTTGGAGCGGTGCACTGATCGAAGGCTTCTCGGCCTTTGGTTATCAGGTGAATCTCGGCTGGCTGGCGATTCCGGCCACTGCCTTCTGGCTGCTCGGTACGACGAACGCGGTGAACCTGATTGATGGCATCGACGGTCTGGCAGGAAGCGTTGGTTTAATCCTCTGTCTGACACTCGCTGCGATCACCGGTGGTTTGCAAGACAACGTGGTGCTCACGGCCACGATGCTGGCCTTGGGTGGTTCGTTGCTAGCATTCCTGCGATACAATTTCGCCCCCGCGACGATCTACCTCGGCGACACGGGGAGCATGCTGGTAGGTCTGGTGTGCGGAACCGTCGCGGTGCTAGCGAGTGCCAAGTCGTCGGCCGCCGCGGCGTTTGCCGTACCGATTGCGGTATGGTCGATCCCCATTCTCGACTCGTTTGCCGCGTTGCTGCGTCGCAAGCTGACGGGCCGCAGCATGTTCTCGCCTGATCGTGGTCACCTGCATCACTCGCTGCTCGTTCGCGGGTGGAGCGTGCAACAAGCATCGCTGTTTATTTCGCTGATCTGCGCAACCACCTGCTTGAGTGCGGTACTGAGTATCTACATGCGGAACGAGTGGATTGCGATCTTCACCGTGATTGCAGTGATGGTATTTCTGGTGTTCACCAAGACCTTTGGGCACATTGAGTTTGCCCTGGTCAGTGGACGCATGCGGAGACTAGCGACCTCGATTTCGACCAAAGAACCACACGGCGAGCACAATTTCCGCGAAAGCTCGATCCAGCTGCAAGGCTCTCGCGAGTGGAGCAAGCTCTGGGCGGCCATCGTCGAAGCGGCCGACGGCTACAAACTGACGCGAATGAAGCTCACCATTGATATTCCGCTGATTCACGAGGCTTTTTATGCCAATTGGGAAACCTCACGCCCGGTTTCCCGCGATTCGCAAGTCTGGCATCTGACCCATCCACTGATTGTCGACGGCGATATGGTAGGGCAAATGGACATTACGGGCGAAGTTCAGACGGACAAAAAACACTCCACGATATCTCAGATATCCCAGATTCTCGATTTCTTCGAGCCAATCGAGGAGGATATTCGGTATATTCGAGAGGATATTGAAACGGAACACCTGTCGATGGGAGCTGCCAAGGCCGTTGCCAACCCGCAGTCTCCGTCGTCGGCGTCCCAAGGTCCTTTGGAGTCCCCCCCCGCCGATTTGGTTCGTTAG
- the folD gene encoding bifunctional methylenetetrahydrofolate dehydrogenase/methenyltetrahydrofolate cyclohydrolase FolD: MSNTASIIDGKAIAQQMRNELAEEVAEFIQNNSVTPCLAAVLVGEDPASEVYVRNKRRACEHANIDSQLHRLPADITQDDLLALVTKLNKDDAVHGILVQLPLPAGLDADLILQAISPSKDVDAFHPTNVGRMVQGKPRFLPCTPHGVMQLLDRSGVDTAGKHAVVVGRSDIVGKPLAVLLAARGVDCTVTVCHSRTADLGYHTRQADILIAAIGKPEFITGDMIKPGAVVIDVGVNRTDAGLVGDVEFASASQVAGLITPVPGGVGPMTIAMLLVNTLRAAQSLEQ; encoded by the coding sequence ATGTCCAATACGGCCAGCATCATCGACGGTAAGGCGATCGCTCAGCAGATGCGGAACGAACTAGCCGAAGAGGTCGCCGAGTTCATTCAGAACAACAGCGTCACTCCCTGCCTGGCCGCAGTGCTGGTAGGCGAAGACCCTGCTAGCGAGGTCTACGTTCGCAATAAACGCCGGGCGTGCGAGCATGCGAACATCGACAGCCAGCTGCACCGATTGCCGGCCGACATCACGCAGGACGACCTGCTCGCGCTGGTCACCAAACTCAACAAAGACGACGCCGTGCATGGCATCCTCGTGCAGTTGCCGCTGCCCGCCGGGTTGGATGCCGACCTCATCCTGCAGGCCATTTCGCCTTCGAAGGATGTCGATGCGTTTCATCCCACCAATGTGGGTCGGATGGTTCAGGGTAAACCTCGCTTTCTGCCATGCACTCCGCACGGCGTCATGCAGTTGCTCGACCGCTCCGGCGTCGACACGGCCGGCAAGCACGCAGTTGTTGTTGGTCGTAGCGACATCGTCGGCAAGCCGCTCGCCGTGCTGCTGGCCGCTCGTGGAGTCGACTGCACGGTCACCGTGTGCCATAGCCGCACGGCCGACCTCGGTTACCACACGCGTCAGGCCGATATCCTGATCGCTGCCATCGGCAAGCCCGAGTTCATTACCGGCGACATGATCAAGCCCGGCGCGGTCGTCATCGACGTCGGCGTCAACCGTACCGATGCTGGACTTGTCGGCGATGTCGAGTTCGCCAGCGCCAGCCAAGTCGCCGGACTCATCACTCCGGTCCCCGGCGGGGTCGGACCAATGACCATCGCCATGCTGCTGGTCAACACACTTCGCGCGGCCCAATCGCTTGAGCAGTAA
- a CDS encoding competence type IV pilus major pilin ComGC yields the protein MRRSSGKSGSSLIELLVVVTILGILAAIIVPRISVTASTAKEKVDAENRVLINSAVERYYVLEGDWPADLTVLDGDLEYFPDGIPVDPVTNSAYSLNSTTHRLD from the coding sequence ATGCGTCGCTCCTCTGGTAAGTCTGGTTCTTCGTTGATCGAACTCCTGGTGGTGGTCACCATCCTGGGCATTCTGGCGGCGATCATTGTGCCGCGTATTTCGGTCACGGCCTCGACGGCCAAAGAGAAGGTCGACGCGGAGAATCGGGTGCTCATCAACTCGGCGGTCGAGCGGTATTACGTGCTCGAAGGAGACTGGCCGGCCGATCTTACGGTGCTCGATGGCGACCTCGAGTACTTTCCCGACGGAATCCCTGTGGATCCGGTCACCAACTCGGCTTACTCGCTGAATAGCACCACGCATCGCTTGGACTAA
- a CDS encoding IS481 family transposase, with protein sequence MSNDQKIIKNKLGLLKLAERLGNVSEACKVFGYSRDSFYRFKELYDNGGEEALKEISRKKPVVKNRVAAEVEEAVVEMAFEQPAYGQVRVSNELKKRGILISSGGVRSVWLRHELETFKKRLKALEAKVAQDGIILTESQVVALEKAKLEKEAHGEIETEHPGYLVAQDTFYVGTIKGVGRIYQQTVIDTYSRVAFAKLYDRKNALVAADMLNDQVIPFFEAEDVPVLRMLTDRGTEYCGSREHHEYQLYLAIENIDHSKTRAKRPQSNGICERFHKTMLQEFYQVAFRKKMFSSIEELQTDLDQWMKSYNHERPHSGRYCYGKTPMETFEDAKSIVNEKRLDKNLQLVAN encoded by the coding sequence ATGAGTAACGATCAGAAAATCATCAAGAACAAGCTGGGCCTGCTGAAACTCGCTGAGCGGCTGGGCAACGTCTCCGAAGCGTGTAAAGTGTTTGGCTACTCGCGAGATAGCTTCTATCGCTTCAAAGAGTTGTACGACAACGGCGGTGAGGAGGCCCTCAAGGAGATCTCGCGGAAGAAGCCCGTCGTCAAGAATCGTGTGGCCGCGGAGGTCGAAGAAGCGGTGGTCGAAATGGCCTTCGAACAACCGGCCTATGGCCAGGTCCGTGTGAGCAACGAACTGAAGAAACGGGGCATCCTGATCTCGTCAGGTGGTGTCCGTAGCGTCTGGTTGCGGCATGAGCTGGAGACGTTCAAGAAGCGGCTGAAGGCTCTGGAGGCCAAAGTGGCTCAAGATGGTATTATCCTTACCGAATCCCAGGTCGTGGCCCTGGAGAAAGCGAAGCTGGAGAAGGAAGCTCATGGTGAAATCGAAACCGAGCATCCCGGTTACCTGGTGGCGCAGGACACGTTCTACGTCGGCACCATCAAGGGCGTCGGGCGAATCTATCAGCAGACGGTGATCGACACCTACTCGCGAGTTGCGTTTGCCAAGCTGTACGATCGCAAGAATGCGTTGGTCGCGGCCGATATGTTAAACGATCAGGTGATTCCATTCTTCGAAGCAGAGGACGTGCCGGTACTGCGCATGCTCACCGATCGTGGCACCGAGTACTGTGGCAGCCGTGAACATCACGAGTACCAACTGTACCTGGCGATCGAGAACATCGATCACTCGAAGACCAGGGCCAAGCGGCCACAATCCAACGGCATCTGTGAACGATTCCACAAAACCATGCTGCAGGAGTTTTACCAGGTCGCATTCCGCAAGAAGATGTTCAGCTCGATCGAGGAGCTGCAAACAGATCTTGACCAGTGGATGAAGAGCTATAACCACGAGCGACCGCACAGCGGTCGCTACTGTTACGGCAAAACGCCAATGGAAACCTTCGAAGATGCCAAATCGATCGTCAACGAAAAGCGACTGGACAAGAACTTGCAACTGGTCGCTAACTAG
- a CDS encoding NAD-dependent epimerase/dehydratase family protein has translation MANDVILVAGGGGFIGGHLVAKLLEMGHKNVRSVDIKPFDEWYQVSDQAENIQGDLKLKETCEAACKGVSRVYNLAADMGGMGFIENNKALCMLSVLINTHLLQAAKDAGVDRYFYASSACVYNADKQKCEDVVPLKEEDAYPAMPEDGYGWEKLFSERMCRHFREDYGLTTRVARFHNVYGPFGTWDGGREKAPAAICRKIIHAKETGDHTIEVWGDGKQTRSFMYIDDCIEGILKITDSDIIEPINLGSDELTTINGLVDMVADIAGIQVERDHNLSAPKGVNGRNSDNTLIQELLGWAPGITLREGMAKTYEWIHGEYLATHGSASAT, from the coding sequence ATGGCGAACGACGTGATTTTGGTTGCCGGCGGTGGCGGTTTTATTGGCGGGCATCTCGTGGCCAAACTTCTGGAAATGGGCCATAAGAACGTACGTAGCGTCGATATCAAGCCTTTCGATGAGTGGTACCAGGTTTCCGACCAAGCCGAAAACATCCAGGGCGATCTGAAGCTCAAAGAGACGTGCGAAGCCGCCTGCAAGGGTGTTTCGCGTGTTTACAACCTGGCTGCCGACATGGGCGGCATGGGCTTCATCGAAAACAACAAGGCGCTCTGCATGCTGAGCGTGTTGATCAACACGCACCTGCTGCAAGCCGCGAAGGACGCCGGCGTCGATCGCTACTTCTATGCGTCGAGCGCCTGCGTGTACAACGCGGACAAGCAAAAGTGCGAAGACGTCGTTCCGCTGAAGGAAGAAGACGCCTATCCCGCGATGCCCGAAGATGGCTACGGCTGGGAGAAGCTGTTCAGCGAGCGGATGTGTCGCCACTTCCGTGAAGACTACGGTCTGACCACTCGCGTCGCGCGGTTCCACAACGTGTATGGCCCGTTCGGCACCTGGGACGGTGGTCGTGAGAAGGCTCCTGCTGCGATCTGCCGCAAGATCATTCACGCCAAGGAAACTGGCGATCACACCATCGAAGTGTGGGGCGACGGCAAGCAAACCCGCAGCTTCATGTACATCGATGACTGCATCGAAGGCATTCTGAAGATTACCGATAGCGACATCATCGAGCCGATCAATCTCGGTTCCGACGAACTGACCACCATCAACGGGCTGGTCGATATGGTCGCCGACATCGCTGGTATCCAGGTCGAACGCGATCACAACCTTAGCGCCCCCAAGGGGGTGAATGGTCGTAACAGCGACAACACGCTCATCCAAGAGCTGTTGGGCTGGGCCCCTGGCATCACCTTGCGTGAAGGCATGGCCAAGACCTACGAATGGATTCATGGAGAATATCTGGCCACGCACGGTTCTGCATCGGCCACCTAA
- the gmd gene encoding GDP-mannose 4,6-dehydratase: MLHSPSPKRALVTGITGQDGSYLAEMLLNKGYEVWGMVRRHSSTAYDRIEHLLEKGASDQGALHLVHGDLRDTGSLLKILRQVRPDEVYNLAAQSDVKVSFDLPEYTADVTGLGPLRLLESLRELDLPSRFFQASSSEMFGKVQETPQNENTPFYPRSPYGSAKAFAYHNTRNYREAYGLYAVNGVMFNHESPRRGDSFVTRKITMAAARIQHGLQNMLLLGNLDARRDWGFAGDYMEGAWMMLQADEPSDYVLATGESHSVREFCEIVFEELGQPITWHGRGLEEYGQAPDGRKLIQISPEFYRPSEVDMLQGDASRARELLGWQPSVSFRELVSMMLAHDLELVERDAARADVA, translated from the coding sequence ATGTTGCATTCCCCCTCCCCTAAGCGAGCTTTGGTCACAGGGATCACCGGCCAGGATGGCTCGTACTTGGCTGAGATGTTGCTGAATAAAGGGTATGAAGTTTGGGGCATGGTCCGCCGCCACTCGTCGACCGCCTACGATCGCATCGAGCACCTTCTGGAAAAGGGGGCAAGCGACCAGGGAGCTCTTCATCTGGTGCATGGCGACCTCCGCGACACCGGCTCGCTGCTCAAGATCCTTCGCCAGGTCCGCCCCGATGAGGTCTACAACCTGGCTGCCCAGTCGGACGTGAAAGTATCGTTCGACCTGCCCGAATACACGGCCGACGTCACCGGACTCGGCCCCCTGCGATTGCTCGAGTCGCTTCGCGAGCTCGATCTCCCCTCGCGGTTTTTCCAAGCATCGTCGTCCGAGATGTTTGGCAAAGTGCAGGAAACCCCTCAGAACGAGAATACCCCGTTCTATCCCCGCAGCCCTTATGGCAGCGCCAAGGCATTTGCTTACCATAACACCCGCAACTACCGCGAAGCGTACGGTCTGTATGCCGTGAACGGGGTGATGTTCAATCACGAATCGCCGCGGCGTGGCGATTCGTTCGTCACTCGCAAGATCACAATGGCGGCCGCGCGCATCCAACATGGCCTGCAGAACATGCTACTGCTGGGCAACCTCGACGCTCGACGCGACTGGGGATTTGCCGGCGACTACATGGAAGGTGCCTGGATGATGCTCCAGGCCGATGAGCCGAGCGATTACGTGCTCGCGACCGGCGAGTCGCACTCGGTGCGGGAATTCTGCGAAATCGTCTTCGAAGAGCTTGGCCAGCCGATCACCTGGCACGGTCGCGGCCTCGAAGAGTACGGCCAAGCGCCCGATGGTCGCAAACTGATTCAGATCAGTCCCGAGTTCTACCGGCCTTCGGAGGTCGACATGCTGCAGGGCGACGCAAGTCGCGCCCGCGAACTGCTGGGCTGGCAGCCGAGCGTGAGCTTCCGCGAACTGGTCAGCATGATGCTGGCTCACGACCTGGAGTTGGTCGAGCGCGATGCCGCACGGGCGGATGTCGCCTAA
- the mutY gene encoding A/G-specific adenine glycosylase, with protein sequence MKEGGLVKRPIVTLPAGRVQVERSAATHARGTAKSDLSVLFVGSRSFYTSRMAATKTSLEFLTARWKQSFRRRLATWYTKHERDLPWRKSRDPYRVWVSEVMLQQTQVATVQGYFERFTAAFPTVHHLADADEQQVLRLWEGLGYYRRARMLHAAAQQVSRELEGKFPETVEELMQLPGIGRYTAGAIVSIAYDKPAPILEANTLRLLGRLVALREDPTKSAGQKLLWGVAGELLPGSEVSRFNQALMELGSLVCTPREPKCSECPAESLCQARQLGVLEELLPTTKKTTYTDLREAALVVRRGEKVLLRQCGEGERWAGLWDFPRYAVESEGPLWATKELEEKLTAQTGVEANVGPLIKTIKHGVTRYRITLDCYDAAHRGGRLKSTRATPTEWVALAKLGDYPLSTTGRKIAKIVTAPPRR encoded by the coding sequence ATGAAGGAAGGTGGGCTGGTGAAACGGCCGATTGTAACATTGCCGGCGGGTCGGGTGCAGGTGGAGCGGTCGGCGGCGACGCACGCCCGAGGGACCGCGAAATCTGACCTGTCGGTACTATTCGTCGGGAGTCGCAGTTTCTACACTTCTCGCATGGCTGCGACGAAGACCTCCCTCGAATTCCTTACCGCCCGCTGGAAACAGTCGTTTCGCCGGCGGCTGGCAACCTGGTACACCAAGCACGAGCGGGATCTGCCCTGGCGAAAGAGCCGCGATCCCTACCGGGTGTGGGTCAGCGAAGTGATGCTGCAGCAAACGCAGGTCGCCACGGTGCAGGGGTATTTCGAGCGGTTCACGGCTGCCTTCCCCACGGTGCACCATCTGGCCGACGCCGACGAGCAGCAGGTGCTCCGCTTGTGGGAAGGACTCGGCTACTACCGGCGGGCGAGGATGTTGCATGCGGCCGCTCAGCAGGTGTCGCGCGAGCTGGAGGGCAAGTTCCCCGAGACGGTCGAAGAGCTGATGCAACTGCCGGGTATCGGTCGGTACACCGCTGGAGCCATCGTGTCGATCGCCTACGACAAGCCGGCGCCGATCCTCGAAGCGAACACGCTCCGGCTGCTGGGACGACTCGTCGCCCTGCGAGAGGACCCCACTAAGTCGGCGGGGCAGAAACTGCTGTGGGGCGTCGCCGGCGAGCTACTGCCAGGCAGCGAAGTCTCGCGGTTCAATCAGGCGCTCATGGAACTTGGCTCACTGGTCTGCACTCCGCGGGAACCGAAGTGCAGCGAGTGCCCAGCGGAGTCGCTCTGCCAGGCGCGGCAACTCGGCGTGCTGGAGGAGTTGCTGCCGACAACCAAGAAGACCACTTATACCGATCTGCGAGAAGCCGCCCTGGTGGTTCGCCGGGGCGAGAAGGTGCTGCTGCGTCAGTGCGGAGAAGGGGAACGCTGGGCGGGGCTGTGGGATTTCCCGCGGTACGCGGTCGAAAGCGAAGGCCCACTGTGGGCGACCAAGGAGCTGGAAGAGAAGCTCACTGCGCAAACGGGAGTGGAAGCCAACGTGGGTCCGCTAATCAAGACCATCAAGCATGGGGTCACGCGGTACCGCATTACGCTCGACTGCTACGATGCCGCGCATCGGGGAGGTCGGCTGAAGTCCACGCGGGCGACGCCCACCGAGTGGGTAGCGCTCGCCAAGCTGGGCGACTACCCGCTGAGCACCACAGGCCGCAAAATCGCCAAGATCGTCACGGCCCCGCCTCGCCGATAA
- a CDS encoding WcaF family extracellular polysaccharide biosynthesis acetyltransferase, whose product MATEPSNPASSSPSSSPNSDAAWVDLEHYKVTNYDPGGLVPRVLWYFTSMVMFDSPLPIPSRLKCMVLRWFGAKLGEGVVIKPWVRIKFPWKLKIDSFVWIGEGTWIDNLAEVRIGSHVCVSQGVYFCCGSHDHRRRGFDLITSPITIEQGAWIATRSTLIGGVTIGANALVAACSMVHKDVPAGVMVGGNPAKVIRDREPPVDRS is encoded by the coding sequence TTGGCGACCGAACCTTCCAACCCGGCATCCTCCTCTCCCAGCAGTTCGCCGAACAGCGATGCTGCGTGGGTCGACTTGGAGCACTACAAGGTCACCAACTACGATCCAGGTGGTCTGGTTCCGCGGGTGCTGTGGTACTTTACCAGCATGGTGATGTTTGACTCGCCGCTGCCGATTCCGAGTCGGCTGAAATGCATGGTGCTTCGCTGGTTCGGTGCCAAGCTGGGCGAGGGGGTGGTGATCAAGCCGTGGGTGCGGATCAAGTTTCCGTGGAAGCTGAAGATCGACAGCTTCGTCTGGATTGGCGAAGGGACGTGGATCGACAATCTGGCCGAGGTTCGCATAGGCAGCCATGTCTGCGTGTCGCAAGGGGTCTACTTCTGCTGCGGCAGCCATGACCACCGCCGGCGGGGGTTCGATCTGATTACCTCGCCGATCACGATTGAGCAGGGAGCCTGGATTGCTACGCGTAGCACGCTGATAGGCGGAGTGACCATCGGCGCGAACGCGTTGGTAGCGGCTTGCAGCATGGTACATAAGGACGTGCCGGCCGGGGTGATGGTGGGGGGGAACCCCGCAAAGGTGATTCGCGATCGCGAGCCACCCGTCGATCGGAGCTAG
- a CDS encoding GumC domain-containing protein: MNKFFRFCLVVACLLLVVAGGSVFVWWLQRPPMVTARAIILVRGRQPDLLEERPFMPVDNHAYDSYRDSTVAMIKSPIVLNTAITDKLVAETFLRDVKKPNKWLRDHLQVKFEGNTEILHVSLTETKDHQQDLVRIVDAICAETLAVSGQWERAESEEAYSILKAERNRLRGRIGELTDAYRKLQVEPGVDDKRASEVHTQILLMRLSIKLNDLNVCENEVRSAQIDYSNWKLRADNAVLRIQAIDKRVSADPEVLRMKADIETLQAKLVNGDPQSEEAEDSRTKDIQAELADKKEQLTQKQTELSEQVAKRLDLEKELTTEAYKRKCVMLTTQIKFLKEGFDSVSDGGEVVHEMGIDELEQNLIKCRYQNLI, from the coding sequence GTGAATAAGTTCTTTCGTTTCTGTCTGGTTGTTGCTTGCCTGTTGTTGGTTGTGGCTGGCGGTAGCGTATTTGTCTGGTGGCTGCAGCGTCCTCCGATGGTGACCGCCCGGGCAATCATCTTAGTCCGCGGGCGTCAGCCGGACCTTTTGGAAGAGCGGCCATTCATGCCCGTGGATAATCATGCTTACGACAGTTATCGAGACTCAACAGTCGCGATGATAAAAAGTCCAATAGTGCTCAATACTGCGATCACCGATAAGCTGGTTGCCGAGACTTTTCTGCGAGATGTGAAGAAACCCAACAAATGGTTGCGTGATCACCTGCAAGTCAAGTTCGAAGGCAACACGGAAATACTGCATGTCAGCCTAACCGAGACCAAAGACCACCAGCAGGACTTGGTGCGAATTGTTGATGCCATCTGTGCAGAAACACTTGCGGTGTCTGGTCAATGGGAACGTGCAGAAAGCGAGGAAGCGTACAGCATTCTAAAGGCAGAGAGGAATCGGCTCCGCGGAAGAATTGGTGAACTGACGGACGCCTATCGGAAACTCCAAGTAGAACCGGGCGTTGATGATAAACGAGCGAGTGAAGTTCACACTCAGATCCTATTGATGCGACTCTCGATAAAACTAAACGATTTGAATGTGTGTGAGAATGAGGTCCGGAGCGCCCAGATAGACTATAGCAACTGGAAGCTTCGCGCTGACAATGCTGTTTTGAGAATCCAAGCCATCGACAAACGAGTGTCCGCCGATCCTGAAGTGTTAAGGATGAAAGCCGACATCGAGACCTTGCAAGCGAAGCTTGTGAATGGTGATCCGCAGTCGGAAGAAGCGGAGGACAGTCGCACGAAGGACATTCAAGCCGAGCTGGCCGACAAGAAAGAACAACTCACACAGAAACAGACAGAACTCAGCGAGCAGGTCGCTAAACGGTTGGACTTGGAGAAGGAACTTACAACGGAAGCTTATAAGAGGAAGTGTGTGATGCTCACCACGCAAATAAAGTTCCTCAAAGAAGGTTTCGACTCGGTAAGCGATGGCGGAGAAGTTGTTCACGAGATGGGCATCGATGAATTGGAGCAGAATCTCATAAAGTGTAGATATCAAAACTTAATCTGA